Within the Thermosynechococcus sichuanensis E542 genome, the region CTTGGGCAACCTACAGTGCTGCGCAAGTGAGTGCCATGGATGCAAGAATGCGGGAGCGCTATAACGACTGGAAAGCGCTGGTGGATACCAACGGTGATGGCCAACTCAGTGCCGCCGAACTGCGCGATCGCGATGTGCAGACAATTCTCAATGAGGCGAAGATTCCTTGGATTGATGACACTGCTGATGGCTCCAAAGGCAGTCTGCTCATGCACCACAAGTTCATTGTGATTGACGATCGCCAAGTGATTGCGACGACGGCCAACTTTACCCTCAGTGATGTCCACGGTGACTTGGGACGACCCGATACCCGTGGTAATGCCAACTCCCTCTTGGTGATTGATAGCCCCGCGGTGGCACGCCTATTTACTGAGGAATTTAACATTATGTGGGGCGATGGTCCCGGTGGTCAGCCCAATAGTCGCTTTGGGGTCAAAAAGCCAGTGCGACCCCCTCAACGGGTGGCGGTGGGTGATGCCATGGTGACGGTGCGCTTTTCACCAACCCCGCGATCGCAACCTTGGGCGGTCTCTACCAACGGCCTCATTGGTCAAACCCTCAGCCGCAGTCGCCAAAGCATTGATCTCGCGCTCTTTGTTTTCTCCGATCAGGAGTTGTCCAACGTGCTTGAGGAACGCCACAACCAAGGGGTGAGCATCCGCGCCCTCATTGACTCAGGATTTATCTACCGTGACTTTAGCGAAGCCCTCGATATGATGGGCGTGGCGATGGCCAATACGGCCCAAGCCCGTCAAGGCAACTGTTACTACGAAGCCGGCAACCGCCCGTGGCAAAACCCGATTCAAACGGTGGGCACTCCCCTATTGCCGGAGGGGGATAAGCTGCACCATAAGTACGGCGTTGTGGACGATCGCACCGTGATTGTGGGTTCCCACAACTGGTCAGAGGCGGCCAATCGTGGTAACGATGAATTCTTGCTGGTGATTGAGCATCCCACCGTAGCGGCTCACTACAAACGGGAGTTTGAGCGCCTGTATAGCAATAGTCGTCTAGGTCTGCCGCAGCACATTCGCGATCGCATTCAGCAGCAGTTGATCGCCTGTGGCGGTAAGATTGCCACTCGACCTGCCCCTGCTTCAGGAAATCGTGCCAGCACGCCTACCGCACGGGTAAATTTGAACACGGCCACTGCCGCTGAACTGCAAACCTTACCGGGCGTCGGACCAAAGCTAGCGGCTGAAATTATCCGTGCCCGCGAGCAGAAGCCCTTTCAATCCTTGGCGGATTTAGATGCCGTCCCCGGTGTCGGGCCGAAGCTCCTCGAACGCTTGCGCGATCGCGTGACGTGGTAACGTCCTAAATTAAGTCACACTTAAATAAACTTAATAAGTTACAAGGGTGGTAATTGGCACATCGGGAAGCTTTTGCCGTCCTCCCAAGTCCGTCAGCTCGACGATAAAGGCAAAGCCATGAAGTTCAGCTTGCGCTTGTTGAATGAGACCTGCCGCTGCTGCCGCTGTGCCCCCTGTGGCAATCAAATCATCAACAATTAACACCCGCCGCCCCGGTTCGATGGCATCTTGGTGCATTTCCAAGCGATCGCGCCCATACTCTAGCTCATACTCCACCGCATAGACCGGTGCACAGAGTTTGCCCGGTTTGCGCAAAGGGATAAAGCCTGCCCCCAAGCGATAGGCCAAGGGAGCACCAAAAATAAATCCCCGTGACTCGATGCCGGCCACATAATGAATGCCATCGTTGGCGTGTTTTTCCACCAATTGGTCAATAACGTAGCGCAGCCCGGCCTGATTTTGCAGCAGCGTTGTTAAATCCCGAAACAAAATGCCCGGCTTAGGGAAGTCTGGGACATCGCGAATCAGGGATTTGAGATCCATAGGTAGTGTGTTTCCAATCAGTTCAGAAGCATCCTATCTTAGATCCTGTCTAACGCCAAAAGTAGTGGGCAATAAAAATAACCGCCAATGCCCAGAGGGCAGGATGCACTTCTCTCCCTTTGCCTGCGGCCAGTTTCACAATTGGATAGCTAATAAATCCCACCGCTAGCCCCTCACTGATGGAGTAGCTCAAGGGCATCACCAACACCACCAAAAAAGCAGGAATCGCTTCCGTGAGATCAGACCAAGGAATGTCTGGGAGCGATCGCGCCATAAAAACACCGACCAGCACCAAAGCCGGTGCCGTGGCAAAACTGGGAATGGCGGTCGTAACCGGCAAAAACAGCAGTGAGAGCAAAAACAAGCCCCCCACCATCAGCGCCGTCAGCCCCGTCCGTCCCCCCACGGCAATGCCTGCTGCCGATTCAATATAGGTGGTCACTGTCGAAGTGCCAAAGAGGGCGCCAACTATTGTCCCGACTGCATCCGCCATAAAGGCTCCCAAGGCGCGGGGGAAATGTCCCTGCTGATTGAGAAACCCTGCCTGTACCCCCACCGCCGAAAGGGTGCCGACAGTGTCAAACATATCGGTAAAAAGCAGTACCAAGGTTACCAAGAGAAAAGACCCCAACTGCTGCGGTTGCAATTGTCCAAAACCCACTAAGGCTTGACCAAAGAGATGGGACGGCCATTGCGGCCATTGGATCAAAGCCGTCGGCCAAGGGGCAGCCCCCACGAGCCATGCAGCTAAGGCAGTAATCATCACCCCCCAAAAAATCGCCCCCCGCACCCCCTTAGCACAGAGAAATGCCGTCAAAAGAATCCCAAGGGCAGCGAGGATGGGTGGCCATGTGTCAAAGGTGGTGAGTTTTGTTTTCGTAGCGGCATCAGCGATGATAATTCCCGCATTGCCAAGGCCAATGTAGGCAATAAATAGCCCTACCCCAGCCGCGATCGCCACCTTCAAAGACATGGGAATCATATTTACAATCAGCGATCGCATCCCCGTTAGGGTCAGCAGCACAAACACAATGCCCTCGAGGAGTACCGCACTCAACGCCAATGGCCAAGGCAGCCCCATCTGCCCCACCACCGCAAAAGCAAAAAAGGCATTGATGCCCATGCCGGGGGCTAATGCAATCGGGTAATTCGCCCAAATTCCCATCAGAATACTACCCACTGCCGCCGATACTGCGGTTGCAATCACCAACTCCGCCTGTAAATCCTGTGGTTGCTCGAGAAAAATGGCATTGGAAAGAATTTGCGCATTGACGGGCAAGATGTAGGACATCGTTAGAAATGTCGTCAGTGCCGCCAGTGCCTCGGTGGAGAGCGAGGTGTGTGCCTGCTGCAAATTGAACCAAGCCCTAAAGCGTGAGTACCTATGTCCCCTCAAGAAGTTACTCCTTTGTGCGAGAGTTATTCAAGTTTATTTACACTGAAACCAAGTATCAGTGAATTTGATAAGGCTTGGGCTTGTGCCTAAAGCAAGATTGGCTATTTCATACTGGAATACTCTTGAGATACGGCCTTCTGGGCAAAAGCTATAATAGGAAGCAGGACATGGATGTGAGGGAGATTACATCACTTCTCTCAAGTTTGCGGTTAAATTATATCAACCGTGTATAAAGGCATATTCAACTCAGCATCAGCAGCAACTCAGTTCTTGTGGTCAAGATATTATTGATTTATTGATAGAGCAAAGGTTGGGGCAATAGAGGATAAGCCAATGATGAAGAAACTGGTGCGATCGCTGAAACGTCGCTATCCCCGTCCGGGGTATCGGCATCGGCAGCAGGGGTTTACACTCCCCTTGGTCTTGGGTATGGGGTTGATCATGATCGTGGTTGCCCTCACCCTGCTCTCGCGATCGCAACTGGATGTGAGTACTGCTAGCTTGCAAAAACAAACCCAGCAGGCCTTTGCAGTGGCGGAAGGGGGTATGGCACGTACCCTTGGCTTACTCAATGGCAACTACCAGATTCTGCTGCGCCGCACCTACAACCCCGCCACGAATACAAACTTTAATCCTCCCCGCCCCTATCTGATCAGCCGCGCAGCGGATGCAACAAAAGTGGGTCAGCCCAATACCACGGGTCTGAATGTGCCCCCTGTGAATGAGTGGACAGCGGAGAGCTTGGGGTCTGATGCGCCCCCCTGCTTTACCCTCGACAACCTAAATACGATTGTCCTCAACGGCACCATTGGCAGCCCTGTGCAGGGCAATTACCGTATTCTCTCCTATCTCTACGATGCGCCAACCCAAACAGGACACCTGTTGATTGAAGGTCGCTTGCCCAATAACTCGCCAGCCAATGCCTTCATCTTGCAAAAGATGGTGATTACGGATCGCCGCGTGCCCTCCAACTTCCCGGGACTCTTGGCACAAAGCATTAACCTCGGCAACAATGATGTCTTTGGTACCATTAACGGCAACGTGATCTGCACCAATCCTGCAAACTGTGTGGTTCCCCAAAGCCAGTGTGTGAATGGCCAACCGACCCAACAGGGACTGCGCAGTGCCGTGGGAGCGCTCAATAATGCGACGATTGAGGGGACGATCGCCATCAACAACATTGACCTACCCCCCTTTCCTGAAGCCCCCGCCCCAGTGGGAGGTTCTGTACTGGGTAATCTTCCCCTGACCCCACCCCCCAGTTGGTTGCCCACCAGTCAAGTCACTGACTTTCAGCAAGCACTGCAAGCAGCAGGGGGCTATAGTCAGGGTGCTTATGCCAACTTTCCAGTACCAGGCAGAGGTAATAATCCCCCTCAGGATAGCCCTGATATTACCGGTAATACAATCAACCTCACTTTTCCACGACCCGGCGATCGCCCCTACGTTGACCCTGACCCCAACATTCCCTTCTTTATCCCTGATCCCCTACGACCCGGGGAACAAATTGTGAATCCAGAGAAAGTCTATTACGCCTATCGGATTAACAACATTAACCTCAGGGGCAATGAGAGAGTAGCATTCAATACCAGTAAGTACGCCGTCCGACTCTACGTCAGTGGTAACAT harbors:
- a CDS encoding phospholipase D-like domain-containing protein, whose amino-acid sequence is MFWQRLKWRRHGGYLLLFLLGLLIAAVVLTQWRSHPLIRPALEPLPQYPQIAVHMNHSQAHRYQEPYRPYTREGEDLEAIMIAQIAKAQKTIDVAVQEFRLPNLAKALAARQQAGVRVRVVMENTYTAPWATYSAAQVSAMDARMRERYNDWKALVDTNGDGQLSAAELRDRDVQTILNEAKIPWIDDTADGSKGSLLMHHKFIVIDDRQVIATTANFTLSDVHGDLGRPDTRGNANSLLVIDSPAVARLFTEEFNIMWGDGPGGQPNSRFGVKKPVRPPQRVAVGDAMVTVRFSPTPRSQPWAVSTNGLIGQTLSRSRQSIDLALFVFSDQELSNVLEERHNQGVSIRALIDSGFIYRDFSEALDMMGVAMANTAQARQGNCYYEAGNRPWQNPIQTVGTPLLPEGDKLHHKYGVVDDRTVIVGSHNWSEAANRGNDEFLLVIEHPTVAAHYKREFERLYSNSRLGLPQHIRDRIQQQLIACGGKIATRPAPASGNRASTPTARVNLNTATAAELQTLPGVGPKLAAEIIRAREQKPFQSLADLDAVPGVGPKLLERLRDRVTW
- a CDS encoding adenine phosphoribosyltransferase, with the translated sequence MDLKSLIRDVPDFPKPGILFRDLTTLLQNQAGLRYVIDQLVEKHANDGIHYVAGIESRGFIFGAPLAYRLGAGFIPLRKPGKLCAPVYAVEYELEYGRDRLEMHQDAIEPGRRVLIVDDLIATGGTAAAAAGLIQQAQAELHGFAFIVELTDLGGRQKLPDVPITTLVTY
- a CDS encoding NCS2 family permease; its protein translation is MQQAHTSLSTEALAALTTFLTMSYILPVNAQILSNAIFLEQPQDLQAELVIATAVSAAVGSILMGIWANYPIALAPGMGINAFFAFAVVGQMGLPWPLALSAVLLEGIVFVLLTLTGMRSLIVNMIPMSLKVAIAAGVGLFIAYIGLGNAGIIIADAATKTKLTTFDTWPPILAALGILLTAFLCAKGVRGAIFWGVMITALAAWLVGAAPWPTALIQWPQWPSHLFGQALVGFGQLQPQQLGSFLLVTLVLLFTDMFDTVGTLSAVGVQAGFLNQQGHFPRALGAFMADAVGTIVGALFGTSTVTTYIESAAGIAVGGRTGLTALMVGGLFLLSLLFLPVTTAIPSFATAPALVLVGVFMARSLPDIPWSDLTEAIPAFLVVLVMPLSYSISEGLAVGFISYPIVKLAAGKGREVHPALWALAVIFIAHYFWR
- a CDS encoding pilus assembly PilX family protein is translated as MMKKLVRSLKRRYPRPGYRHRQQGFTLPLVLGMGLIMIVVALTLLSRSQLDVSTASLQKQTQQAFAVAEGGMARTLGLLNGNYQILLRRTYNPATNTNFNPPRPYLISRAADATKVGQPNTTGLNVPPVNEWTAESLGSDAPPCFTLDNLNTIVLNGTIGSPVQGNYRILSYLYDAPTQTGHLLIEGRLPNNSPANAFILQKMVITDRRVPSNFPGLLAQSINLGNNDVFGTINGNVICTNPANCVVPQSQCVNGQPTQQGLRSAVGALNNATIEGTIAINNIDLPPFPEAPAPVGGSVLGNLPLTPPPSWLPTSQVTDFQQALQAAGGYSQGAYANFPVPGRGNNPPQDSPDITGNTINLTFPRPGDRPYVDPDPNIPFFIPDPLRPGEQIVNPEKVYYAYRINNINLRGNERVAFNTSKYAVRLYVSGNISLSGNAGIDNTCSPESSTCGTGANMGLPKGVGTPDRLRIYGNPPDPNNMRTDQEFTLSGGSTAGSVFVYAPDAKVGINGGSREPDIFGAVWAKTWNGSSSNNAEIKVPDRLPEALGGNYAQASIVVARTTEASNWNRLAQY